A window of the Fusarium fujikuroi IMI 58289 draft genome, chromosome FFUJ_chr09 genome harbors these coding sequences:
- a CDS encoding probable conidiation protein con-6 produces the protein MNSAGDRSVISNDMQELREGGEEISHKIQGHKANLSNPNTSQASKENSKKEIEALGGDANHYGNESDPRSKSAADNLEGSRVG, from the exons ATGAATTCCGCTGGAGACCGATCCGTCATCTCGAATGACATGCAGGAGCTTCGCGAGGGCGGCGAAGAGATCTCCCACAAGATCCAGGGCCACAAGGCGAACCTTTCCAACCCCA ACACCAGCCAGGCCAGCAAGGAGAACagcaagaaggagatcgagGCTCTGGGAGGAGACGCGAACCACTACGGCAACGAGTCTGATCCTCGAAGCAAGAGCGCGGCGGACAACTTGGAGGGAAGCCGAGTTGGTTGA